The following are encoded in a window of Platichthys flesus chromosome 19, fPlaFle2.1, whole genome shotgun sequence genomic DNA:
- the LOC133975558 gene encoding ras-GEF domain-containing family member 1B-B-like — protein sequence MPPTTPYAGKFSSCALYSNNNNNPQPHSPYRNGTASKPAKENICNSAYSGSENPYDIPQPHGCYRSSSVTSVKAKEHHYTSNYAVSENPYSPPQPRSPRQHSSSCPGRAYRHTTTSTGSGSGSGSGSGSGSGSGGSSSEQSCRINKNVAAGKARLHGHGITASYGEMCYHDNSLVSASLEALIQHLVPTVDYYPDRSYVFTFLLSSRLFLHPFELMTRVCHLCVEQQRSGDALLDKIRFREVAPKLVQLLTEWTETFPYDFRDERMMRCLKDMTHHVARGDEYSWRAMQQMTQRLIKRLSALGQYEEAVAALNAVALERPASLKSKQASGQKSDVMSVCDDPFILAQQLTHIELDRLSFIGPEEFIQTFAMKDPLENHKGFFRKRKTSNLEAYVNWFNRLSYLVATEICMPVKKKHRARIIEFFIDVAQECFNIGNFNSLMAIITGMNMSPIARLKKTWGKVNMDKFEILEHQMDPSSNFTNYRTALRGATQRSETAHSSQEKIVIPFFSLLIKDIYFLNEGCASRLTNGHINFEKLWELAKQVSEFLVWRQVVCPFDRDRRILQYLVTTPVFSEDELHLASYESEGPENHMEKDSRRSLRSSLSHRENRS from the exons ATGCCTCCCACGACTCCGTATGCGGGTAAGTTCAGCTCATGTGCGCtgtacagcaacaacaacaacaacccgcAGCCTCACAGCCCGTACCGCAACGGCACCGCCTCCAAACCCGCCAAGGAGAACATCTGCAACAGCGCCTACTCGGGCTCAGAAAACCCCTACGACATCCCCCAGCCTCACGGATGCTACCGCAGCTCCTCCGTCACCTCCGTGAAGGCGAAGGAGCATCACTACACCAGTAACTACGCGGTCTCGGAGAACCCGTACTCCCCGCCGCAGCCTCGCAGCCCTCGGCAGCACAGCAGCTCCTGTCCGGGCCGCGCATACCGCCACACCACCACCAGTACCGGCAGTGGCAGCGGCAGTGGCAGCGGAAGTGGCAGTGGCAGTGGCagtggtggcagcagcagcgagcAGTCCTGTCGTATCAACAAGAATGTCGCGGCAGGGAAAGCCAGACTTCACGGACATGGCATCACCGCTAGCTACGGGGAGATGTGTTATCATGATAACAGTTTGGTGTCAGCATCTCTTGAGGCTCTGATTCAGCATCTGGTTCCCACAGTGGACTACTACCCTGAT AGATCATATGTGTTCACCTTCCTGCTGAGTTCACGCCTCTTCCTGCATCCGTTCGAGCTCATGACGCGGGTTTGTCACctgtgtgtggagcagcagcgGTCCGGAGACGCCCTGCTGGACAAG ATCCGTTTCCGTGAGGTGGCGCCCAAGCTGGTGCAGCTGCTGACCGAGTGGACGGAGACGTTTCCGTACGACTTCAGGGACGAGAGGATGATGCGCTGCCTGAAGGACATGACGCACCACGTGGCTCGAGGGGACGAG TACTCCTGGCGAGCGATGCAGCAGATGACCCAGCGGCTGATCAAACGCCTGTCAGCGCTCGGCCAGTACGAGGAGGCCGTGGCTGCGCTCAACGCCGTGGCCCTGGAGCGCCCCGCCTCCCTGAAGAGCAAACAGGCTTCGGGTCAGAAGAGCGACGTGATGAGCGTGTGTGATGACCCCTTCATCCTCGcccagcagctcacacacatcGAACTG GACAGACTGAGTTTTATCGGTCCTGAGGAGTTCATCCAGACGTTCGCCATGAAGGATCCTCTAGAGAACCATAAG gGTTTCTTTCGGAAGCGTAAAACCAGTAACCTGGAGGCCTACGTCAACTGGTTCAACAGACTGAGTTACCTGGTGGCCACTGAGATCTGTATG ccagtgaagaagaaacaccGAGCGCGGATCATCGAGTTCTTCATCGACGTGGCTCAGGAGTGTTTCAACATCGGCAACTTCAACTCCCTCATGGCCATCATCA CTGGGATGAACATGAGTCCCATTGCCAGACTGAAGAAAACCTGGGGTAAAGTCAACATGGACAAATTTGAAATCCTGGAG CATCAGATGGACCCGTCCAGTAACTTCACCAACTACCGCACTGCGCTCCGCGGCGCCACCCAGAGGTCGGAGACGGCTCACAGCAGCCAGGAGAAG aTCGTGATTCCTTTCTTCAGTCTGCTCATTAAAGACATCTACTTCCTGAACGAAGGCTGTGCCAGCCGCCTCACCAACGGACACATCAACTTTGAG AAACTGTGGGAGCTGGCGAAGCAGGTGAGCGAGTTCCTGGTTTGGCGTCAGGTGGTTTGTCCGTTCGACAGAGACCGGCGGATCCTCCAGTACCTCGTCACCACGCCGGTCTTCAGTGAAGACG agctgcatcTGGCCTCGTATGAGAGCGAAGGACCGGAGAACCACATGGAGAAGGACAGCCGCAGGTCTCTCAG ATCTTCTCTTTCGCACCGTGAGAACCGGTCCTAG